In the Theobroma cacao cultivar B97-61/B2 chromosome 1, Criollo_cocoa_genome_V2, whole genome shotgun sequence genome, one interval contains:
- the LOC108660959 gene encoding LIM domain-containing protein WLIM2b-like: protein MSFIGTQQKCKICEKTVYPVKLLSTDGVPYRKSCFKCSHCKGTLKLGNYSLMEGVLYCKPHFEQLFKEMGNFNKNFQSPAESAEKLTPELMVEVNVPQLLLEE, encoded by the exons ATGTCTTTTATTGGTACCCAGCAGAAATGCAAGATTTGTGAGAAGACTGTCTATCCTGTGAAACTTTTGTCAACAGATGGGGTTCCTTATCGTAAGTCTTGCTTCAAATGTAGTCATTGCAAAGGGACTCTAAAG TTGGGTAATTACTCCTTGATGGAAGGTGTTCTTTATTGCAAGCCTCATTTTGAGCAACTCTTCAAGGAGATGGGTAACTTCAACAAGAATTTTCAGTCAC CTGCAGAGTCAGCTGAGAAGTTAACTCCCGAGCTG ATGGTGGAAGTTAATGTTCCTCAACTTCTCTTGGAAGAATAA